From Paenibacillus sp. V4I7, one genomic window encodes:
- a CDS encoding CBO0543 family protein: MDRWVLTAVWLLSFGLIFTIPRRKIRLAVVSFLFKQILACPLGLIVVEYNLVAYPVVELPDVSRTSMTYEYLAYPIICMVFNCYYPSCRSRWVQFSYYIIFCIPLTITEVILEHYTNLVRYVHWSWFCTVLSLMITFLLSRMFCVWFFTRKRATASNM, translated from the coding sequence ATGGATAGATGGGTGTTAACTGCCGTGTGGCTACTATCATTTGGGCTCATCTTCACCATCCCCCGTCGCAAAATCCGGCTTGCGGTTGTGTCCTTCCTATTCAAGCAGATACTTGCTTGTCCGCTTGGCCTGATAGTTGTAGAGTACAATTTAGTGGCTTATCCTGTGGTAGAGCTGCCTGATGTAAGCCGAACCAGCATGACTTACGAGTACCTTGCTTATCCGATCATCTGCATGGTGTTTAACTGCTATTATCCAAGCTGCCGGAGCCGCTGGGTACAGTTTAGTTATTACATAATTTTCTGCATTCCACTCACGATTACGGAAGTTATCCTTGAACATTATACGAATCTCGTCCGTTATGTTCACTGGAGCTGGTTCTGTACAGTGCTCTCTCTAATGATTACATTCTTATTAAGCCGAATGTTTTGTGTGTGGTTCTTCACTAGGAAGAGGGCGACTGCATCTAACATGTAA
- a CDS encoding SRPBCC domain-containing protein, translating into MNQTSDTIKKEVFIDCRPEILFSFFTDPEKMVRWMGRHILLEPSIGGKYRIDVNGSDIAMGEYKEIIPNEKIVMTWGWEKSKVVPPGSSTLEFKFTAKDKGTVLLLTHYDLPVEEVAAHTEGWMHYTSRLQTLAEGGDPGVDPWSVKAMH; encoded by the coding sequence ATGAATCAAACAAGTGACACGATTAAGAAAGAGGTGTTCATCGATTGCCGTCCGGAGATCTTATTCTCCTTTTTTACGGACCCAGAGAAGATGGTTCGTTGGATGGGCCGACATATTTTGTTGGAGCCAAGCATCGGAGGGAAATATCGGATCGATGTTAATGGATCGGATATTGCGATGGGGGAATATAAAGAAATTATTCCAAACGAGAAAATCGTTATGACGTGGGGCTGGGAGAAGTCCAAGGTGGTTCCACCTGGTTCAAGCACGCTCGAATTTAAATTCACTGCTAAAGACAAAGGTACTGTCCTGCTATTAACTCACTACGATTTGCCGGTCGAAGAAGTCGCCGCTCACACAGAGGGTTGGATGCACTATACATCTAGACTCCAAACGTTGGCTGAGGGTGGAGATCCTGGCGTAGATCCTTGGTCAGTTAAGGCCATGCATTAA
- a CDS encoding SRPBCC family protein, with product MGIDVSAKLVIAQSRKEVARYAMEPTNDPKWTKGITEAELLTERPIGLGTQVRRIAKFLGKEIHYVLKVVEYEPEQLMVMQSIKGPFPMKVTYQFDDENEGTLAQIRVEGTSEGFYKLTDIFMSPQVRRSIQGDLKRLKAIMEK from the coding sequence ATGGGAATTGATGTTTCGGCCAAGCTAGTGATTGCTCAAAGCCGTAAAGAGGTTGCTCGATATGCGATGGAGCCAACCAATGATCCCAAATGGACCAAAGGGATTACGGAGGCTGAACTCCTTACCGAACGCCCCATTGGCTTGGGAACTCAGGTAAGACGAATTGCAAAATTTCTAGGTAAGGAAATTCATTATGTGCTTAAAGTTGTTGAGTATGAACCCGAGCAGTTGATGGTGATGCAATCGATCAAAGGTCCTTTTCCGATGAAAGTAACGTATCAATTTGATGATGAAAATGAAGGCACACTAGCACAAATACGTGTTGAAGGTACCTCTGAAGGCTTCTATAAGCTTACGGATATCTTCATGTCCCCCCAAGTAAGAAGGAGCATTCAAGGAGACTTGAAGCGGCTTAAAGCTATAATGGAAAAATAA
- a CDS encoding helix-turn-helix transcriptional regulator produces the protein MIEKVIQAIVEPRRRDILYLVRDGELTSSSIASHFDISAPAVSQHLKVLEDSGLLVVRREGTKRYYRMRREGFADLKAYIDRFWDDSLLLLKEAAEEEERRQRNRESNESNK, from the coding sequence ATGATCGAAAAAGTGATCCAAGCCATCGTAGAGCCAAGACGCAGAGATATTTTATATCTCGTACGTGACGGAGAGCTTACATCAAGCTCCATCGCGTCCCATTTTGACATTTCGGCACCAGCAGTATCTCAACATCTTAAGGTTCTTGAGGATTCCGGATTACTTGTGGTTCGGAGAGAGGGAACCAAGCGGTATTATCGTATGAGGAGGGAAGGTTTTGCTGATCTGAAAGCGTACATTGACCGTTTCTGGGATGATAGTCTACTGCTGTTGAAGGAAGCCGCAGAAGAAGAAGAGAGGAGACAGCGTAACCGTGAATCAAATGAATCAAACAAGTGA
- a CDS encoding CBO0543 family protein translates to MSVLTEGILTLFGKRYEDEGGFVIMILERKIIILVWILGLEMVVIFVRRSNVRRFILAHFTSQTIVWFSVILQVKLRIISFPVREFPRATDIGFTMTYLLYPILSSIYILLEPRRSRTIRTLYLLLWCTALAWLNYMLTQYTQLLDYKFLDWFMGSMFFIFLLVLTKVIVRWFYRNGETETFEAELQGKS, encoded by the coding sequence TTGTCGGTTCTGACGGAAGGCATACTAACTTTGTTTGGTAAACGGTATGAAGATGAGGGTGGATTTGTCATTATGATTCTAGAAAGAAAAATTATTATCCTTGTATGGATCTTGGGGCTTGAAATGGTCGTTATATTCGTTCGACGATCGAATGTTCGTCGATTTATTCTCGCTCATTTTACTTCTCAGACTATCGTTTGGTTTTCAGTAATCCTGCAAGTCAAGCTGAGGATCATTTCTTTCCCAGTTCGTGAGTTCCCGAGAGCGACAGATATCGGATTTACGATGACGTATTTACTGTATCCAATATTAAGTAGTATCTACATTCTCCTTGAGCCGCGGCGCTCGCGGACGATTAGAACCCTCTATCTGCTGCTATGGTGCACTGCTCTTGCCTGGTTAAATTATATGTTAACTCAGTACACACAATTGTTAGATTACAAGTTCCTCGACTGGTTCATGGGCAGCATGTTCTTTATTTTCTTACTGGTATTAACGAAAGTGATCGTTCGCTGGTTTTATCGAAATGGAGAAACAGAAACATTTGAAGCTGAATTACAGGGTAAATCATGA
- a CDS encoding SRPBCC family protein, which produces MTTLSCDCGFKVEEENRYEVEAKMWHHAIHDHADMLKSMTVEQLTQWLMGKDKQIGDSSAIHQEVVFAASPNRIYEALTDAAQFSKVSGGAPTEITPEAGGSFSCFGGMIVGENIELEPNKRIVQAWRVANWEEGVYSLVKFELEGQGAETRLIFSHTGFPEGQEAHLAPGWHTNYWEPLKKYLA; this is translated from the coding sequence ATGACAACATTATCTTGCGATTGTGGGTTCAAAGTAGAAGAGGAAAACCGGTACGAAGTAGAAGCGAAGATGTGGCATCATGCGATTCACGATCATGCTGATATGTTAAAAAGCATGACTGTGGAGCAGCTTACACAATGGTTAATGGGAAAAGACAAGCAAATCGGCGATTCTTCAGCTATTCATCAGGAGGTTGTGTTCGCTGCAAGCCCGAACCGCATCTATGAAGCGCTGACTGATGCCGCTCAGTTTAGCAAAGTCTCAGGTGGAGCACCTACAGAAATAACGCCAGAAGCTGGTGGCTCTTTCTCCTGCTTTGGTGGGATGATTGTGGGGGAAAATATTGAGCTGGAGCCAAACAAACGAATTGTTCAAGCGTGGCGTGTCGCGAATTGGGAAGAAGGCGTATATTCCCTGGTGAAGTTCGAATTGGAAGGGCAAGGCGCGGAAACCCGCCTCATCTTTAGCCATACAGGCTTTCCTGAAGGTCAAGAAGCTCACCTGGCTCCCGGTTGGCATACAAACTACTGGGAACCGCTTAAGAAGTACCTAGCCTAA